The Aptenodytes patagonicus chromosome 25, bAptPat1.pri.cur, whole genome shotgun sequence genome window below encodes:
- the MED16 gene encoding mediator of RNA polymerase II transcription subunit 16, translating to MDLAYVCEWEKKPKSNHCPSIPLVCAWSCRNLIAFTTDLKNEEEKDLTHMVHIIDTEHPWDVYSVNSGHAEVITCLEWDQSGSRLLSADADGHIKCWSMTDHLANSWENTVGSMVEGDPVVALSWLHNGVKLALHVEKSGASNFGEKFSRVKFSPSLTLFGGKPMEGWIAVTISGLVTVSLLKPNGQVLTSTESLCRLRCRVALADVAFTGGGNIVVATSDGSSTSPVQFYKVCVSVVNEKCKIDTEILPSLFMRCTTDPARKDKYPAITHLKFLARDMSEQVLLCASNQNSSIVECWSLRKEGLPVNNIFQQISPVVGDKQPMILKWRILSATNDLDRVSAVALPKLPISLTNTDLKVANDTKFFPGLGLALAFHDGSVHIVHRLSLQMMAVFYGSSSQRPVDEQTIKRQRTAGPLVHFKAMQLSWTSLALAGIDSHGKLSMLRISPSMGHVLDMNMSLRHLLFLLEYCMVTGYDWWDILLHVQPNMVQNLVEKLHEEYMRQNAALQQVLSTRIVAMKASLCKLSSSTIARVCDYHAKLFLIAISCTLKSLLRPHFLNTPDKSPGDRLTEICSKITDIDIDKVMINLKTEEFVLEMTTLQSLQQLIQWVGDFVLYLLASLPNQGSPVRPGHSFLRDGASLGMFRELMVVIRIWGLLKPSCLPVYTATSDTQDSMSLLFRLLTKLWLCCREENHITEPDDTLIDECCLLPSQLLIPNIDWLPINDGIISKLQNKQLVRLQFGKAPGLVGHTVSSQFDAFVRAPGQPKIDHLRRLHLGAYPTEECKSCTRCGCVTMLKSPNKVTAVKQWEQRWIKNCLCGGLWRRMPLSYS from the exons ATCTCACCCATATGGTCCATATCATCGACACTGAGCATCCGTGGGACGTCTATTCCGTTAACTCTGGCCATGCTGAAGTCATCACTTGTTTGGAGTGGGACCAGTCAG GCTCCAGGCTGCTCTCGGCAGACGCGGACGGCCACATCAAGTGCTGGAGCATGACCGATCACTTGGCCAACAGCTGGGAGAACACCGTGGGCAGTATGGTGGAAGGGGACCCGGTTGTGGCCCTGTCCTGGCTGCACAATGGCGTGAAGCTGGCTCTGCACGTGGAAAAG TCTGGAGCATCGAACTTTGGTGAGAAGTTTTCCAGGGTCAAGTTCTCTCCGTCGCTGACGCTGTTTGGCGGGAAGCCCATGGAGGGCTGGATTGCTGTGACCATCAGTGGGCTGGTGACGGTCTCTCTCCTCAAGCCCAACGGGCAGGTGCTGACGTCCACAGAGAGCCTGTGCCGCCTCCGCTGTCGCGTTGCCTTGGCAGATGTTGCCTTCACTGGTGGGGGGAACATCGTGGTGGCCACGTCGGATGGCAGCAGCACCTCCCCGGTCCAGTTCTACAAAGTCTGCGTCAGCGTGGTGAACGAGAAATGCAAAATAGACACCGAAATCCTGCCTTCCCTCTTCATGCGCTGCACCACGGACCCTGCCCGCAAAGACAAATACCCAGCAATCACTCACCTGAAATTCCTTGCTCGGGACATGTCAGAGCAG GTGTTGCTTTGTGCTTCCAACCAAAACAGCAGCATCGTGGAGTGCTGGTCTCTGCGGAAAGAGGGCTTGCCAGTCAATAATATCTTTCAGCAAATCTCCCCTGTAG TTGGAGACAAGCAACCCATGATACTGAAATGGCGGATTCTTTCTGCCACCAATGACTTGGATCGGGTTtcagctgtggctctgccgaaGTTGCCAATCTCCCTGACCAATACTGATCTGAAGGTGGCGAACGACACCAAATTCTTCCCTGGATTGG gtctggctttggcttttcacGATGGCAGCGTCCACATTGTTCATCGCCTGTCCTTGCAAATGATGGCTGTCTTCTATGGCTCTTCCTCCCAGCGCCCGGTGGACGAGCAGACTATCAAAAGGCAGCGAACTGCTGGTCCCCTGGTTCACTTCAAAGCCATGCAGCTCTCCTGGACATCTCTGGCCTTGGCTGGCATTGATAGTCATGGGAAG CTGAGCATGCTCCGCATCTCCCCCTCCATGGGCCATGTGCTGGACATGAACATGTCCCTCCGTCACTTGCTGTTCCTGTTGGAGTATTGCATGGTGACTGGCTACGACTGGTGGGACATCCTGCTCCACGTCCAGCCCAACATGGTCCAGAACCTGGTGGAGAAGCTGCATGAAGAGTATATGCGCCAGAACGCGGCCTTGCAGCAG GTCCTCTCCACGCGCATTGTTGCCATGAAGGCATCTCTCTGCAAGCTCTCCTCCAGCACGATAGCCCGTGTGTGTGACTACCATGCGAAGCTCTTCCTGATCGCCATTAGCTGCACCTTGAAATCACTGCTACGCCCGCACTTCCTGAACACCCCGGACAAGAGTCCCGGGGACAGACTCACCGAGATCTGCTCCAAGATCACAGATATAG ACATTGACAAGGTGATGATTAACTTGAAGACGGAAGAATTTGTCCTGGAGATGACCACGTTGCAGTCCCTGCAGCAGCTCATCCAGTGGGTGGGAGATTTTGTGCTCTATCTGCTGGCCAGCCTTCCTAACCAG ggCTCCCCTGTGCGGCCGGGACACAGCTTTCTGCGAGACGGAGCGTCCTTGGGCATGTTCAGGGAGCTGATGGTGGTGATCCGTATTTGGGGACTGTTGAAGCCAAGCTGCCTCCCCGTCTACACAGCAACCTCCGACACCCAGGACAGCATGTCCCTCCTCTTCAGGCTCCTAACTAAactctggctgtgct GTCGTGAGGAAAATCACATAACGGAGCCAGATGATACCCTGATAGACGAatgctgcctcctgcccagccagTTGCTCATTCCCAATATCGATTGGTTGCCCATCAACGATGGCATTATCAGCAAGCTGCAGAACAAACAGCTTGTCCGGCTGCAGTTTGGGAAAGCTCCTGGGCTCGTTGGTCACACTGTCTCTTCCCAGTTTGATGCCTTTGTCAG GGCGCCTGGACAGCCCAAAATTGATCACCTGAGGCGGCTTCATTTAGGAGCGTACCCAACAGAGGAATGCAAGTCGTGTACCAG GTGTGGCTGTGTTACGATGCTGAAATCGCCAAACAAAGTCACTGCGGTGAAACAGTGGGAGCAGCGCTGGATCAAAAACTGCttgtgtggggggctgtggaggAGGATGCCCCTCAGCTATTCCTGA
- the LOC143170868 gene encoding complement factor D-like: protein MGPSPAPVLSLALLLLLGAVVNGQPRGRILGGYEAKPHLRPYMASLQLDGQHVCGGFLIAEQWVLSAAHCTEETDGRVFQVLLGAHSLTELEPHKRLYRVRTQIPHPGSNIHNNKDDLLLLQLEEKAELNTHVQVLPFQREDRDVEADTVCEVAGWGTISHSGRQPDKLYQVERPVISRDVCNHRTRHDHTITEKMMCTDSRKKDTCKGDSGGPLVCRGVAEGVVTAGSRICGNYKKPAIYTRIAPYAAWIDSVMASTTGEGDAR, encoded by the exons ATGGGGCCGAGTCCTGCTCCGGTCCTCAGCCTCGCTCTGCTACTGCTGCTGGGGGCCGTGGTGAATG GGCAGCCCCGTGGACGGATCCTGGGGGGCTACGAGGCCAAGCCCCACCTGAGGCCATACATGGCCTCGCTGCAGCTGGATGGGCAGCACGTCTGTGGGGGCTTCCTCATCGCCGAGCAGTGGGTGCTGAGCGCTGCCCACTGCACCGAGGAGAC GGACGGCAGAGTCTTCCAGGTCCTCCTGGGCGCCCACTCGCTCACAGAGCTGGAGCCCCACAAACGCCTATACCGGGTGCGCACCCAGATCCCCCACCCCGGCAGCAACATCCACAACAACAAGGacgacctcctcctcctccag ctggaggagaaagcGGAGCTGAACACGCACGTGCAGGTGCTGCCGTTCCAGCGGGAGGACAGGGACGTGGAGGCTGACACGGTGTGCGAGGTGGCGGGCTGGGGAACCATCAGCCACAGCGGCCGCCAGCCAGACAAGCTCTACCAGGTGGAGCGGCCAGTGATCAGCCGCGACGTCTGCAACCACCGCACCCGCCACGACCACACCATCACCGAGAAGATGATGTGCACCGACTCCCGCAAGAAGGACACCTGCAAG GGAGACTCCGGCGGCCCCCTGGTCTGCAGGGGGGTGGCCGAGGGGGTGGTCACAGCCGGTTCCCGCATCTGTGGCAACTACAAGAAACCCGCCATCTACACCCGCATCGCCCCGTATGCGGCCTGGATCGACAGCGTCATGGCCTCTACGACCGGGGAGGGGGACGCTCGCTGA
- the PLPPR3 gene encoding phospholipid phosphatase-related protein type 3 produces MIPPKEKARAPKDSMTLLPCFYFVELPIVASSIVTLYFLELTDLFKPAKVGFQCYDRALSMPYVETNEELIPLLMLLSLAFAAPAASIMVGEGIVYCLQSRLKGRAGAEGSINAGGCNFNSFLRRTVRFVGVHVFGLCATALVTDVIQLATGYHAPFFLTVCKPNYTLLGTPCDANPYITQDICSGTDKHAILSARKTFPSQHATLSAFAAVYVSMYFNSIISDSTKLLKPILVFAFAIAAGICGLTQITQYRSHPADVYVGFLIGSGIAAYLAYHAVGNFRAPMERVPAPAPAKDALRALTQRGHDSVYHQNKSVSTDELNPQTRLEEAARPVPREKNSLGSLKRASVDVDLLAPRSPMGKENMVTFSNTLPRVNTPSMDDPARRHMTIHVPVDASRSKQLITEWKQKSLEGRSMMLAEEAAHSRGTGDAGEDVPPSLYPTVQARSAERAAMGPRVLIQPRPGTSQLVHIPEESQAGASIPASSGAAVRAKWVMVAEKGGAQRVANPPRLMQVIAMSKQQSMVSVTPKHSETSSSSTSSDSSQYRSPSERDSSSIITIDAHAPHHPVVHLSAGNGPWEWKSGLKGPEGPDAYELGEMGKDFHGFRPAKSAGVSPGSSVSDMEQDEPRYGSLAAIPGAAGGGGERGDAPPEGLVGTASRESTLRRKPAERDGQVDSEVDHYYKKMQASRRFKD; encoded by the exons ATGATCCCCCCCAAGGAGAAGGCCAGGGCTCCCAAGGACAGCATGACGCTCCTGCCCTGCTTCTACTTCGTGGAG CTGCCCATCGTGGCCTCCTCCATCGTGACGCTCTACTTCCTGGAGCTGACGGACCTCTTCAAGCCGGCCAAGGTGGGCTTCCAGTGCTACGACCGGGCCCTCTCCATGCCCTACGTGGAGACCAACGAGGAGCTCATCCCCCTGCTCATGCTGCTCAGCCTGGCTTTCGCCGCACCTGCCGCCTCG ATCATGGTCGGGGAGGGCATCGTGTACTGCCTGCAGTCCAGGCTGAAGGGACGCGCCGGTGCCGAGGGCAGCATTAACGCTGGCGGCTGCAACTTCAACTCCTTCCTGCGCCGGACCGTAAGGTTTGTGG GCGTCCACGTGTTCGGGCTCTGTGCTACGGCCCTGGTGACGGACGTTATCCAGCTGGCCACTGGCTACCACGCGCCCTTCTTCCTGACCGTCTGCAAGCCCAACTACACGCTGCTGGGCACCCCCTGCGACGCCAACCCCTACATCACCCAGGACATCTGCTCGGGCACGGACAAGCACGCCATCCTCTCTGCCAG GAAGACTTTCCCATCCCAGCACGCGACGCTCTCGGCTTTCGCTGCCGTCTACGTGTCG ATGTATTTCAATTCCATCATCTCGGACAGCACCAAACTCCTCAAGCCCATCCTGGTCTTCGCCTTTGCCATCGCTGCCGGCATCTGTGGCCTGACCCAGATCACCCAGTACCGCAGCCACCCCGCCGACGTCTACGTGGGCTTCCTGATTGGCTCCGGCATCGCTGCCTACCTG GCTTACCACGCTGTCGGCAACTTCCGTGCCCCGATGGAGAGGGtcccggcgccggcgccggccaAGGACGCGCTGCGGGCACTGACGCAGCGGGGCCACGACTCCGTCTACCACCAGAACAAGTCAGTGAGCACCGATGAGCTGAACCCACAGACGCGGCTGGAGGAGGCGGCACGGCCAGTGCCGCGGGAGAAGaactccctgggcagcctgaagCGGGCCAGTGTGGACGTGGACTTGCTGGCCCCCCGCAGCCCCATGGGCAAGGAGAACATGGTGACCTTCAGCAACACCCTGCCCCGCGTCAACACCCCCTCCATGGACGACCCTGCACGGCGCCACATGACCATCCATGTCCCCGTGGATGCCTCCCGCTCCAAGCAGCTCATCACCGAGTGGAAGCAGAAGTCACTGGAGGGCCGGAGCATGATGCTGGCGGAGGAGGCGGCACACAGCCGGGGCACGGGGGACGCCGGCGAGGATGTCCCCCCCTCCCTGTACCCCACGGTGCAAGCACGCTCGGCCGAGCGGGCGGCAATGGGCCCCCGCGTCCTCATCCAGCCCCGGCCGGGCACCTCGCAGCTGGTGCACATCCCCGAGGAGAGCCAGGCGGgcgccagcatcccagccagcAGTGGGGCGGCCGTGCGGGCCAAGTGGGTGATGGTGGCGGAGAAGGGGGGAGCGCAGCGGGTGGCCAACCCTCCGCGCCTGATGCAGGTCATTGCCATGTCCAAGCAGCAAAGCATGGTCTCCGTCACCCCCAAGCACTCGGagacttcctcctcctccaccagctctgaCTCCTCCCAGTACCGCTCGCCCTCTGAGCGGGACAGCTCCAGCATCATCACCATCGACGCCCACGCCCCGCACCACCCCGTCGTCCACCTCTCCGCCGGCAATGGGCCCTGGGAGTGGAAATCGGGGCTGAAGGGGCCGGAGGGGCCGGACGCCTACGAACTGGGCGAGATGGGGAAGGATTTCCATGGCTTCCGCCCGGCCAAGAGCGCCGGCGTCTCCCCTGGCTCCTCCGTCAGCGACATGGAGCAGGATGAGCCACGCTATGGCAGCCTGGCCGCCatcccgggggcggcggggggcggcggggagcggggagatGCCCCCCCTGAGGGGCTGGTGGGCACGGCCAGCCGGGAGTCCACGCTGCGGAGGAAGCCGGCCGAGAGGGACGGGCAGGTGGACAGCGAGGTGGACCACTACTACAAGAAAATGCAAGCCAGCCGAAGGTTTAAGGACTGA